TTCATCCCAACAAGAAAAACTCAGAAATCGGCTTTGCCAAAGAGAACGCCGCAGGCATTCCGCTGGACGCGGCGGAACGTAACTACAAAGATCCAAACCATAAGCCGGAACTGGTGTTCGCCCTGACGCCGTTCCTGGCCATGAATGCCTTTCGCGAGTTCTCCGACATAGTCTCTCTGCTGCAACCGGTCGCGGGCGCGCATCCGGCTATCGCCCACTTCTTGCAGGCGCCGGGCGCTGAGAGATTGAGCGAGCTGTTTGCCGCGCTGCTCAACATGCAGGGTGACGAAAAATCCCGCGCGCTGGCGGTGCTGAAATCCGTGCTGGAAGAAAAACAGGGTGAGCCGTGGCAGACGATCCGCACGATTGCTGAATTCTACCCCGATGACAGCGGCCTCTTCTCTCCACTGCTGCTCAACGTAGTGAAACTGAATCCAGGCGAAGCGATGTTTCTGTTCGCCGAAACGCCGCATGCCTATCTGCAAGGCGTGGCGCTGGAAGTGATGGCGAACTCTGATAACGTTCTGCGCGCCGGATTAACGCCGAAATACATCGATATTCCGGAACTGGTGGCGAACGTCAAATTCACACCGAAACCAGCCGCAACGCTGCTCACCGAACCGGTGCGCCAGGGCGCGGAGCTGGATTTCCCAATCCCGGTTGATGATTTTGCGTTCTCGCTTCACGATCTCTCCGCCGCTGAAACCACGCTGGCGCAGCAGAGTGCGGCGATTGTCTTTTGCGTCGAAGGCGAAGCGGTGCTCAGCAAAGGCAGTGACCGTCTGGTACTGAAACCTGGCGAGTCGGCATTCATTGCTGCTGATGAGTCGCCAGTGGCCGTCCGCGGCACCGGGAGAGTGGCGCGCGTGTTCAATAAAAACAACTAAGTTACTGAACTTTTTAATAAGGGTTGCTAAGCTTGCTGTAACCTATTTCGACAGTCCAGGCGGCCACCACCGCCTGGTTTCATTTTTTATGGATAAACACTATGAAAAAAACGTTGCTTGCCGCAGGGATCATTGTTGCACTGGGTGTCGTCTGGACCGGCGGTGCCTGGTACACGGGAAAACAGCTTGAAAGCCGTCTGGCGGAGATAGTGAACGACGCCAATGCGCAGATTAAGCACAACGCGCCGGAGGCCAACGTGGAGCTTTCCGCGCAGGATTATCAGCGCGGCCTCTTCTCCAGCCATTTTACGCTGCATATCAAGCCAGTTGATGGCGCCACCAATACCTGGCTGAAACCGGGCCAGAACATTGTTCTGCAAGAAACCGTCGATCATGGCCCCTTCCCGCTGGCGCAGCTTAAGTCGTTCAGCCTGGCCCCGGCAATGGCCTCTGTGCATACGCAACTGGTTAATAACGATGTCACCAAAGCACTGTTCGACATCGCCAAAGGGGAATCGCCGTTCTATGCCGAAACCCGCATTGGCTACAGCGGCGATACGCGCAGCGATATCACCCTGCTCCCGCTCAGCTCTGAAAAAGAGGGCGAGAAAGTCGCCTTCAGCGGTGGCCAGTTCCGTTTCAGCGCGGACAAAGATGGCAACGTGCTCACCCTGAGCGGAGAGGCGCAGAGCGGGCTGGTTGATGCTGTGAATGAGTACGGACAGCGCGTGCAACTGTCGTTTAACCAACTGAAAACCGATGGCAAAAGCGAAATCGCAGCTTTTGATGAGCGCACCGGTAGCCAGAAACTCTCACTCGATAAACTCTCTATTTCGGTGGAAAACAAAGAGCTGGCCGTGCTGGAAGGCATGAACTTAACGGCTAAATCCGACGTGGCGGATGACAAGAAAAACATCAACAGCCAGCTCGATTACACCCTTAATAGCCTGAAAGTTCAGGGCCAGGATCTGGGCAGCGGCAACCTGACGCTAAAAGTGGGCCAGATCGACGGCCAGGCGTGGCATCAGTTCAGCGAGCAGTACAATGCGCAGACGCGCGCGCTGATGGCGCAGCCGGAAGTGGTGCAGAACCCGGAACTCTACCAGCAAAAAGCGACGGAAGCCTTCCTCAATGCTGTACCGCTGCTGCTGAAAGGTGAACCGGTGATTACCGTTGCGCCGTTAAGCTGGAAAAATGCCAAAGGCGAAGCCACCTTCAATCTGTCACTGTTCCTGAAAGATCCTTCCACCGCCACCGGCGCGCCGCAAACGCTGGCCGACGAAGTGGATCGCACGGTGAAATCGCTGGATGGCAAGCTGCTGATCCCGGTGGAGATGGCCACCGAACTGATGACCCAGGTCGCGAAACTGGAAGGTTATCAGCAGGACGAAGCAGCAAAACTGGCTAACCAGCAAGTTAAAGGGCTGGCGGCGATGGGCCAGATGTTCCGTATCACCACGCTTGAGAACAACAATATTCTCACCAGCCTGCAATACGCGAACGGTCAGGTGACGCTGAATGGCGAAAAAATGCCGCTCGAAGAGTTTGTCGGTATGTTTGGTCTGCCGTCGCTTCAGCCCGCACAGCCGGACAACGCCGTGCCTCCGGTGCCGGAAGTACCGGCAGCGCCGCAGCAGTAATCTCTAACCCCTCTGCGGAGGGGTTAATTTTTTGCCAGACAGCAACGCACCTCTCAGCATCAGCGTGTACAACTCATACAACTCGGTGATATATATACGCAATATATTTCAGTTCCCTCCCATACCGCTGATTTTGTGAGGCTGAATGCGTAAAATGGCGTATGAAGATCTTGTCGATACGGTGCTGAAAGACGCCGTTATGGCATTGCTGGCGTCAGAGAGTAAGATCTCTTTCGCCACGCTTGTGCAGCAACTCCAGCAGCATCTGCAGGAGGCGTGCGATGATGAACGACACCACGCGCTTCAGGCGGCTATCCGTGCCGTCTACCTCTACCAGAGCAGCAATACGCGCCATACCAATCCGTTTCCGTTAACCGGGCTTTCAGCGCGGAATAATCTGCCCAGACATTAACCCTGCGGGCAAAAAAACGCCTTCGCGACAGGCGAAGGCGAATCGAGGACACATTTTTTTGATTACAGATCGTCGGGCGTTTTCTGCACGACCAGCTCTAATGCATTGCGATAGATATCCTGTCTGACCACATCATCTTCTGTTTCCAGCAGCCCGATCAGCGCCAGAATCAGATGCTTATTACTGACCTCTACATTCTTTAACTGCAGGTTATGCATGATCTCGTGGATTATTTCCTTTTCCGCTTCATAAGTGCGCGCATCTGTTCCGAAATACGCATTAAGTTGCTCTTCTGTGGTTGTCGTCTGCATAGTAATCCTGAATAAAAAAGAGAGCCCGGCCTCCACGGTATGGCGGGAGGGTTTTGATTCGACAATAAAAAATAGTCACGCTTTTTCACCTGTGCAACTTAATTACATAACAATTTTTTATCTATTTCCCCTGGCGACATTTTTTACCGGCATAAACTCCACACGCCAGAATTTGAAAACCGTTGCGCTTAGAGCTTCTGCGCCACGGCGTCTATAAATGAATGAGTTTTTTTGACCAGCAGGAGGAAAGAATGCCAGTAGTGGTGATTACCGGAGGGACAGCAGGTGTGGGGCGCGCAACGCAATAAACTGGGTAAAAAAGCCCGTCCGGTGGCACCTGTTTTCCAGCCGGAGACGGCCGCACGCGACATCTATCGGGCCAGCCAGCGGCGCGTGCACGAAGTCTGGCTGGGCAGTTCCAGTATTCAGTCCATTGCCGGGAACATGCTTTTCCCCGCCCTTTTTGATCGTCTTCTGGCGAAAAAGGCCTGGGGCGGCCAAACGGAAGAACAACCGCTATCGGCAACCGCCGATTACCTGGATGCGCCGGTTGATGACCTGCATCATGCGCTCGGCCGCTTTAGCGATGAGGCCAAAACACATACGCTGAGCGAAAGCGCCGATCTGCCCGGCAAAGTGGTTGTTACCCTGCCCGGCCTGCTGGCGTTAGGGCGTTTTATGCGTCGTCGCTGAGGTCCGGATTTTTCACCACGCCGAACCAGCGGTAACCATATCCGGCCAGTTCAATGTCGCGCGGATGGCGCGTGCAGTCCGTCGCTGAATAGGCTCTGTCGGCCAGGCATTCTGTTAGCTCAACATTGCCGAATGCGCGGAGATTTGCCGTCACACTCTGGCGGCAAAAATTCACCAGCATCAGTAAGCTCTCCCCATCTGCCTGATAAAACAGCCCCAGCACAGCGGGATTGCTGGTATCCAGCACCTGATAATTGCCCGAGCCGATCTCCTTTAACCCCAGCCGGGTGCGCGCCATATCGCTGACGCGTCGCAGCAACGAGTTGGCCTGCAACTGCCCGGCACCAACATTGATTTTTTGGTAGCGAAAAGGACCGCTATCGACCGGCGAAACCAATAAACGGTCGGCATCCGCCGTTGAAAAACCGGCAGCATGCGTACCGGACCACTGCATCGGCGTACGGACAGCCTGACGTTCTGGCAAACGCAAATCATCCCCCATGCCGATCTCATCGCCGTAACGCATCACTGGCGTGCCGGGAAGCGAAAAGAGCACCGCGTGCGCCATCGCAATCCACGCGGTATCACCTTGCAGCATCGGCGCCAGCCGCCGCCGGATGCCGCGTTGATAAACTCTCATCTCCTCATCTGGCGCAAACGCCGCCATCACCTCTTTCTTCTCTTCATCACTGAGACCGTCGAGATCCAGTTCGTCATGGTTACGTAGCCAGTTGGCGAAACAGGCGCGTAGCGGCGGTGCAGGGATTTCACGTAACGCATCCGCCAGCGGCGTGGCATTCTGCCGGGCGAGCGCCAGGAAGAAGTGTTTATTAATGTTGAAACTCAGCAACATATGCAGCCGATCATTGTTGCCGAAGTAGTCGGCATACTCATCAACAGCGACATCCACTTCCCCCAGCAGGATGGTTTCAGGCCTGCGCAACATGACAAAATCACGCAGATGGTTCAGAAGCCAGTAACCTTTATCAGCATCGCCACCACCGGCCTGCTTCACCATGTGCGATGCCGCATCAAGGCGGAAACCAGAGACGCCAAGCCGCAGCCAGAAAACGATAATGCGTTCGATCTCTTTAATCACCTGTGGGCACTGAAGATTCAAGTCGGGCTCGTGGCGATAAAACATGTGTCGGTAATACTGCTGCGCGGCCTCATCCCAGCTCCAGACGCTCTCTTCGACGCCGGGAAACATCGGATCATCATCCTCTTCTGGTGGCTCATCAGCCCAAATGTAGTAGTCGCGATAAGGGGAGTGTTTATCCTGCCGGGCCGACTGAAACCAGACATGCTGATCGGAGGTATGCTGCAAGACAAGCTCAATAATGACATGGATCCCCAGCTCTTCCGCCTCTTCCAGCAGTAAGACCATATCGGCGATATCGCCAAAACGCGGGTCAATTTGCAGGTGATCCTGCACATCGTACCCGCCATCAAGAAACGGAGTGAGATAAAAAGGTGTTAACCAGACGCCCGTCGCGCCCAGGCCGCGAATGTAATCCAGGCGGCGGCGAATACCCTGCAAATCACCGCAGCCATCGCCGTTCCCGTCCAGAAAAAAAGGGGTATCAATCTGATAGATGACAGCATTTTTATACCAATCACTTCGCATCCAACGCTCCTCTTGCTGCTGTTCGCTTACAGAGTGAAGGATAGATGTTTTTCTCGCCCGACAGGCCGCAACAGCGCGGTATTCATGGAATCTGAAAAAAACAGGCAATCTGCGTTACGTGCGCCACATCGCACCAAAAATCGGAGAAATCTTTACCCTGTGCGCTTTCGGCTTTGGCCTTTGCGAACTAAGGATTAGTGATGACGGTAAAAACCGCCCAGAAAATAACATTGTGGGAATTTTTTCAGCAATTAGGTAAGACATTTATGTTGCCGGTCGCCCTGCTCTCATTTTGCGGGATCATGCTTGGCATCGGCAGTTCACTGAGCAGCCGCGATGTGATTACGCTCCTGCCATGGCTTGGACACCCGCTGTTGCAGGCAGTGTTTATCTGGATGAGCAAAATCGGCGCATTTGCCTTTACCTTCCTGCCGGTGATGTTCTGTATCGCCATCCCGCTGGGGCTGGCCCGTGAAGATAAAGGCGTTGCGGCGTTCTCCGGGTTTGTCGGTTATGCGGTAATGAATCTGGCGGTCAATTTCTGGCTGACGGCAAAAGGGGTTTTGCCCACCAGCGATGCGGCGCTTCTCAAAGCGCATAACGTGCAGAATGTGCTGGGCATTCCCTCCATTGATACCGGCATCCTCGGCGCAGTGATTGCCGGGGTGATCATCTGGCGGCTGCATGAGCGCTTTCATACGCTGCGCCTGCCGGATGCACTGGCTTTCTTCGGCGGTACGCGTTCGGTACCGATTGTCACCAGCATTGTGATGGGCATGATTGGCCTGGTAATCCCGCTGGTCTGGCCGTGGTTTGCGCTGGGGATTAGCGGGCTTGGGCACATTATCGATCGCGCTGGCGAGTTCGGCCCGATGATTTTCGGCACCGGCGAGCGGCTGTTGCTCCCTTTCGGCCTGCAACACATTCTGGTCGCGCTGATTCGTTTTACCGAAGCGGGTGGCACCATGGATGTGTGCGGTCATACGGTCAGCGGCGCGTTAACCATTTTCCAGGCGCAGCTTGGCTGCCCGGAAACCCACGGTTTTGCCGAGAGCGCTACGCGTTTTCTGTCGCAGGGTAAAATGCCGGCTTTCCTCGGCGGCTTACCGGGCGCAGCGCTGGCAATGTATCACTGTGCCAGACCGGAAAATCGTCATAAAATTAAAGGCTTAATTATCTCCGGCGTGATTGCCTGTGTGGTCGGCGGCACCACCGAACCGCTGGAGTTCCTGTTCCTGTTTGTCGCCCCGGCGCTCTATGTGCTCCATGCCCTGTTAACCGGTCTTGGTTTCACCGTGATGGCGGTGCTCGGCGTAACTATTGGCAACACGGACGGCAATATCATCGACTTTATCGTTTTCGGCATACTGCATGGCATGGCGACCAAATGGTATCTGGTGCCGGTCGTTGCCGCCGTATGGTTTGTGACGTATTACGCGCTGTTCCGTTTTGCTATCACCCGCTTCAACCTGAAAACACCGGGGCGCGAGATCGACACGGCCAGCGAGGCGAACAGCGTAACGACAAGTGCGCAGGGGCAATCGGGCTATAATGTCCCGGCTCTACTGAACGCGCTCGGAGGCGCAGAGAATATCGATTCGCTGGACAACTGCATCACCCGTTTACGTCTGGTGGTGAAGGATATGTCGCGCGTGGACGAGGCCGCCCTGAAAGCGAACCGGGCAATCGGCGTGATTAAAGTTAATCAACATAACCTGCAAGTGGTGATTGGTACGCAGGTTCAGTCAGTGAAAGATGAGATGGTGCAGTTGATGCGCGCACCGCAGGCGGTAGCCCAGACGGAGGCAGGATAAAATGACAGACACAACCTCTTTCGATTTTGCCACCCCAATCGATCGCCACGGAACCTGGTGTACGCAGTGGGATTACGTTGCCGATCGTTTCGGCCACGCCGATTTGCTGCCTTTTACCATCTCCGATATGGATTTCGCCACAGCACCCTGCGTCATTACCGCCATGCAGCAACGGCTGGCGCACGGCGTGCTGGGCTACAGCCGCTGGAAAAATGACGATTTTCTCGGTGCGATTGAACACTGGCTGGCCAGCCGTTTTAACTGTCCGTCAGATCGGGAAACCTTTGTTTACGGCCCATCAGTGATCTGGATGATCGCCGAGCAAATTCGGCAATGGTCGCAGCCTGGCGATGGCGTGGTGGTGCATACACCCGCCTATGATGCGTTCTACAAAGCGATCGCAGGGAATCAGCGCCAGATGTTTTCCGTGCCACTGGAGCGTAACGATGCAGGCTGGTACTGCGATATGACGCGTCTGGAAGCGGTGTTAAGGCGCCCGGAAAGCAAAATTCTTCTCCTGTGCAGCCCACACAACCCAACCGGCAAGCTCTGGACACGGGAAGAACTGGAAACCATGGCCGCGCTGTGCGAGCGGCATAACGTCAGGGTGATCAGCGATGAAATCCATATGGATATGGTCTGGAGCCAGCGTCCACATATCCCATGGCATACCGTGGCGCGCGGCCCGTGGGCGCTGTTTACCTCGGCGTCAAAAAGCTTCAATATCCCGGCGCTGACCGGCGCATGGGGAATGATTGGCGATGCGACGTCGCGCGAGAACTGGCTGGATGCACTGAAAAACAGTAATGGTCTCTCCTCACCGGCGGTGTTATCCGTGGTTGCGCATATTGCCGCTTACCGCCAGGGCGCGCCATGGCTGGATGCTCTGCGAACGTATCTGCGCGCCAATCTGGAGTATATCGCCAGCCGGTTAAATCAGGCGTTCCCGTCGCTTAACTGGCACATCCCGGAATCAACCTATCTGGCGTGGATCGATTTACGTCGCACTGGAGTGGACGACGATGCTCTGCAAAAGGCGCTGATTGAGGAGCAAAAAGTCGCCATTATGCGCGGCGATGTTTACGGCGCGGAAGGT
Above is a genomic segment from Kosakonia radicincitans DSM 16656 containing:
- the manA gene encoding mannose-6-phosphate isomerase — protein: MQKLINSVQNYAWGSKTALTDLYGVANPQNLPMAELWMGAHPKSSSKVQDASGQTRALRDVIEQDKTRLLGQAVAERFGELPFLFKVLCADQPLSIQVHPNKKNSEIGFAKENAAGIPLDAAERNYKDPNHKPELVFALTPFLAMNAFREFSDIVSLLQPVAGAHPAIAHFLQAPGAERLSELFAALLNMQGDEKSRALAVLKSVLEEKQGEPWQTIRTIAEFYPDDSGLFSPLLLNVVKLNPGEAMFLFAETPHAYLQGVALEVMANSDNVLRAGLTPKYIDIPELVANVKFTPKPAATLLTEPVRQGAELDFPIPVDDFAFSLHDLSAAETTLAQQSAAIVFCVEGEAVLSKGSDRLVLKPGESAFIAADESPVAVRGTGRVARVFNKNN
- a CDS encoding YdgA family protein; translation: MKKTLLAAGIIVALGVVWTGGAWYTGKQLESRLAEIVNDANAQIKHNAPEANVELSAQDYQRGLFSSHFTLHIKPVDGATNTWLKPGQNIVLQETVDHGPFPLAQLKSFSLAPAMASVHTQLVNNDVTKALFDIAKGESPFYAETRIGYSGDTRSDITLLPLSSEKEGEKVAFSGGQFRFSADKDGNVLTLSGEAQSGLVDAVNEYGQRVQLSFNQLKTDGKSEIAAFDERTGSQKLSLDKLSISVENKELAVLEGMNLTAKSDVADDKKNINSQLDYTLNSLKVQGQDLGSGNLTLKVGQIDGQAWHQFSEQYNAQTRALMAQPEVVQNPELYQQKATEAFLNAVPLLLKGEPVITVAPLSWKNAKGEATFNLSLFLKDPSTATGAPQTLADEVDRTVKSLDGKLLIPVEMATELMTQVAKLEGYQQDEAAKLANQQVKGLAAMGQMFRITTLENNNILTSLQYANGQVTLNGEKMPLEEFVGMFGLPSLQPAQPDNAVPPVPEVPAAPQQ
- a CDS encoding biofilm development regulator YmgB/AriR family protein, whose translation is MQTTTTEEQLNAYFGTDARTYEAEKEIIHEIMHNLQLKNVEVSNKHLILALIGLLETEDDVVRQDIYRNALELVVQKTPDDL
- a CDS encoding alpha-amylase family protein, translating into MRSDWYKNAVIYQIDTPFFLDGNGDGCGDLQGIRRRLDYIRGLGATGVWLTPFYLTPFLDGGYDVQDHLQIDPRFGDIADMVLLLEEAEELGIHVIIELVLQHTSDQHVWFQSARQDKHSPYRDYYIWADEPPEEDDDPMFPGVEESVWSWDEAAQQYYRHMFYRHEPDLNLQCPQVIKEIERIIVFWLRLGVSGFRLDAASHMVKQAGGGDADKGYWLLNHLRDFVMLRRPETILLGEVDVAVDEYADYFGNNDRLHMLLSFNINKHFFLALARQNATPLADALREIPAPPLRACFANWLRNHDELDLDGLSDEEKKEVMAAFAPDEEMRVYQRGIRRRLAPMLQGDTAWIAMAHAVLFSLPGTPVMRYGDEIGMGDDLRLPERQAVRTPMQWSGTHAAGFSTADADRLLVSPVDSGPFRYQKINVGAGQLQANSLLRRVSDMARTRLGLKEIGSGNYQVLDTSNPAVLGLFYQADGESLLMLVNFCRQSVTANLRAFGNVELTECLADRAYSATDCTRHPRDIELAGYGYRWFGVVKNPDLSDDA
- the malX gene encoding maltose/glucose-specific PTS transporter subunit IIBC, producing MTVKTAQKITLWEFFQQLGKTFMLPVALLSFCGIMLGIGSSLSSRDVITLLPWLGHPLLQAVFIWMSKIGAFAFTFLPVMFCIAIPLGLAREDKGVAAFSGFVGYAVMNLAVNFWLTAKGVLPTSDAALLKAHNVQNVLGIPSIDTGILGAVIAGVIIWRLHERFHTLRLPDALAFFGGTRSVPIVTSIVMGMIGLVIPLVWPWFALGISGLGHIIDRAGEFGPMIFGTGERLLLPFGLQHILVALIRFTEAGGTMDVCGHTVSGALTIFQAQLGCPETHGFAESATRFLSQGKMPAFLGGLPGAALAMYHCARPENRHKIKGLIISGVIACVVGGTTEPLEFLFLFVAPALYVLHALLTGLGFTVMAVLGVTIGNTDGNIIDFIVFGILHGMATKWYLVPVVAAVWFVTYYALFRFAITRFNLKTPGREIDTASEANSVTTSAQGQSGYNVPALLNALGGAENIDSLDNCITRLRLVVKDMSRVDEAALKANRAIGVIKVNQHNLQVVIGTQVQSVKDEMVQLMRAPQAVAQTEAG
- a CDS encoding MalY/PatB family protein; translated protein: MTDTTSFDFATPIDRHGTWCTQWDYVADRFGHADLLPFTISDMDFATAPCVITAMQQRLAHGVLGYSRWKNDDFLGAIEHWLASRFNCPSDRETFVYGPSVIWMIAEQIRQWSQPGDGVVVHTPAYDAFYKAIAGNQRQMFSVPLERNDAGWYCDMTRLEAVLRRPESKILLLCSPHNPTGKLWTREELETMAALCERHNVRVISDEIHMDMVWSQRPHIPWHTVARGPWALFTSASKSFNIPALTGAWGMIGDATSRENWLDALKNSNGLSSPAVLSVVAHIAAYRQGAPWLDALRTYLRANLEYIASRLNQAFPSLNWHIPESTYLAWIDLRRTGVDDDALQKALIEEQKVAIMRGDVYGAEGQGFIRLNAGCPRIKLERGVEGLIAALTSLM